Sequence from the Methanobrevibacter arboriphilus genome:
TCAATCTTATTTTTACTATTTGTATATTCATTAACAGAACTAGAAATAGATTCAATAGGATTAGTAATGTTTTTTTCAATATAGTATAAAAATCCAATGAAAGAAATATAAAATATGATAATAATGAAACTCATATTCATATAAAAATGATTCCAAAAGTTTATTAATTGATTTTGAGTAATTTGAATAGAATAAAACCCTTCAATTCCTGTTAAAATAGAAATTATCGTGCCAGTTAGTATAAATACTAATATGAACTTTTCTGTTAAAGTTATTTCCTTGTTTTCAGTGATAATTTTTTTATTAAATGGTTTAAAAATGTAAATGAAAATAAGAACATAAAATATAATCCCTATATATATGCCATATACACCAGATCCATTAAATATTGAATATAAAAAATAAGATAATCCTATTAAAGTAGCTAGTCCTAATGAAAAATCGAATACTTTAGGATTAATAAATGCTTTTTTTTGTTTTGGAGAATACATTTTAATTCCATAGATATTAGCAATTGAAATAATCAGAATCCCCAAAATCATGGAAAAATCAAAGTTAGCTAATAAAAATATTAAAGTTTGTAAAGAAACAAAACTTAAAATTCCTACAGATTCTAATAAAAAAGATAATAATGCAGTCATTATTAAAGATGTTATTGTAATCACAATAATAAATTTTAAAAGATTATTTAATGTATCTAACCTAGGTTTAGTAAGTTTATCTCCTATATTAAAACTATACCATAATTTATAAGAAATATATCCAAACAAAAAATTAGCAATAAAACCAAAGATCACTATAACTAAAGGATATCCAATAATTATATCAGAAACTAAATCTCCAAGAGCTGCTCCTAATGCACCCCAGAATCCAAACATCATTCCAAAAGCAGGAGGTAGAGCACTTGAAGGTCTTAATTGAGATATATTTAAAACTGGGAAAAAATAACGAAAAGGAATGGCTACTATAATGAAAATAATTGAACAAACTATCAATATAATTAGTTTCGAACTATAACTATCATAATTTAGCCTAGATTCTATATTCATTTAAGTTCAATCCCTTTAAACCTTAAATTAAATAATTAGTAGATTAATAGTAACATATTTTATTTATTTTAATAATAACATATTAATAAATGAAATTCGATTCTTTACTTTCTAAATTTTATATAATAATTAAAAGGTTAGTTCTTAATTCATTTTAATAGTTTTTTAAATGTTAAAACGTTATTTCCCTTTTTATATTGATAATTAATCTCATCAACATTTCTTCTTGCAAGAAATATCCCCAGCCCACCAATTTCTCGCGTTTCAGAATCTAAAGTTGTATTTGGAATTTTTTCTTCAAGAGGATTGAAAGGAATTCCATTATCAACAAATTTAACAGTTAATGTTGAGTTATCTTCATTAAAAAACGAATATATAGCAACTTCATTATTTTTAGAGTCTTTTTTATAGGCATAATTAGATATATTAACAAATATTTCCTCTGTAGCAAGTTCTAATTGTATTTCAAACTTTTTTGAAAAATTATATGTTTTCAACTGATTACTAATAAAATTCAATACTTTATCTAATTCCTCGGTTTCTGCATGAACAATAAGTTTATCCATAATGACTACCCTCTTTTGACACTTATTATCACCTTTTACATTAATTACCAACTATACAATATCTATACTATTATTTGTAAATAAAAATAAACTATAATTATAGTGTTAATAATTATAGTGTTATAGTCAAATTATTTAATCCAGTTGTATTCAGGTATTCCATATTTTTAACGATTTTTCTTACCATAGTTATACTCATAGCATTTCAGAGCTATTGTTTTTATCTCCTATTTGTATTTTTAGTCATTTTTAAAAGGTTTTTATTAATAGGTTTTCCTTCAGAAATATCATTTAAGTTTTTTTGTCCTGTGGGAGTTAATTTTGAAACATCCATTTTTTCACCCCAATTACTTTTAATCTCTATTTAATCAAATTCAATTATGGTCATTTGATTGTTAAAATCTTGGAAAACCCTGTAGCTTCAAAAATTTCCATTACTAAATCATTAACATTTTCAATAACCATAGAACCTTGTTTATCCATGATTTTTTGCGTTGAAAGAATAACACGAAGTCCTGAACTTGATATATAGATTAAATCTTTAAAATTAAAAATTAATTCTTTAGTTCCTGGAATATCTTTCTTTAACTCTTCTTCTAATTCAGCAGAAGAGTTTATATCTAATCTACCCTCAATTTTAACCAGTAATTTATCATCTTTAATTTTTTTTTCAATGTTCATAATTTCACCAATTATCTAATTTATTAATGTTCTAGCTTATTTTGTTTAGCTTATTTTATTCAGCTTGTTTTGTTTAGCTTATTTTAATATTATAACAGTATAATAGTTTATTAAATATTAGCCTCAAATGTTTTTAATTTAAGATCTAAAATATAAAACCTACAAAATATAAGAAATTAATAAGATTATGATATATTATTATATATCGAATAATTTTATCAGTGAACATTCACTTTGTAAATAAACTAATAAATATTATTGATAATAATAATATATAAAGATTTCTATGAGATTATAGTTTAATACCAATTATTTGGCAATATACTTGAATATAACTTTTTTATGAATGAACTTTTGTCCACTAATTCATAGGATAATTTAAAAATTTCCTTTATTAAAAGTTTAATATCTAGAATAAAAGTTTTATTTAACATATTTTTTAAGTTTTCCATAATTTTTATGTTAGATTTAGAAAAAAAGAATAAGTAAATAAGTCAGTTTATATTTAAATTGAACAAATTTTTCTAAGTGAATATCTTTTATATAAACATTAAATAAATTGTAGTTGAATAACTTTTTTAAAATTAGCTTTTTTAAACTATTTTCAAGCTCATGAATCAGGGTTTTAAGCTTATTAAAGTTAATATAAAATTCAAACAAATCTTTAAAATTTTTTCATATCCATAAATCATATTTTATATGAATATTTGCTAAAATAGGTTAACAAAGTTATAGAATTATATAGAATTATAAAATATTATACTATAAACATTCACCCAATATGGCTTTTTTACAGAAAATTAGTATTATAATAATCACATAAATCAGCAATAGGACATTCTTCACACAATGGATTAAGAGGCCTACAAATTGTCTGACCAAATTGAACAATTAAATCATTCATGTCAATCCAAAGGTTTTTTGGAACAATTTTCATTAATTCTTCTTCTGTCTTTTCAGGAGTTTTAGTATTAACAATTCCCCATCTATTAGGTATTCTATGAACATGAGTATCTACAGGAATAGCTGGTTCTTGAAATGCAAAAACAAGTACACAATTAGCTGTTTTTCTACCAACTCCTGGAAGTTCAAGAAGTTCTTTCATATTATTTGGAACTATTCCACCATAATAATCTAATATAATATGTGAAACTTCTTTTATTCTATTAGCTTTAACTCTAAAAAAACCTGCACTCTTAACAAGCTTTTCAATATCTTCTATTGGAGCATCAGCAACTTCATGAATATCTTTATATTTAGAAAAAAGTTGATTTGTAGCTTTATCAGTATTTGCATCTTTTGTTCTTTGAGAAAGGATTGTTCTGATTAAAACCCTATATGGATCCCTATCTTCAAAAACGCGAAGAGTATATAAATTATTAAGCTCTTTCATTATTTTTTCTACTTTAAAAGACAAATTATTATTATTTTTAGATTTAGAAATATAATCACCCAACTATTTACTTAACTATTTTAAAATTAAATACATCCATTTTCGAATAAACCTATTTCTATTCCAATTTCAGCCATTGATTCTATGTAATTAGGGAAAGAAACATTAAATACCTCTCCTTTTTCAATGAATACTTCATGTTTAAGTCCTATTAAGCTAAAAGCCATAGCTAATCTATGATCATTATGCGATGTAACCTTATTTGAAATTGATTTTTCTAAATTGACCCCACTAATAATTTCCATACCATCTTCATTTTCTTTAATATTACAACCTAATTTAGAGAGTTCCTCTGCACACTTAGCTATTCTGTCTGTTTCTTTATAACGAGCATGTTTAACACCAGTAATTAATGTATTACCATTAGCTAAAGCACTCAATGCAGAAACAGTTGGAAGAAGATCAGGAGCATTATGTAAATCAATTTCAATACCATTAAGATTTCCATCAGAAATCAATGTAACAGAATCATTATCAATAGTAATCTTAGAACCCATCTTTTCTAAAATTTCTAAAATTAATTTATCTCCCTGTTTAGAATTCTTAAATAAGTTTTTAACTGTTATCTTCCCACCTAAAATAGCTACAGCACCTAAAAGGTATGATGCAGAAGAATAATCTCCTTCAACAACATAATCAATAGCAGTGAATTTTTGAGGCTTAA
This genomic interval carries:
- a CDS encoding SpoIIE family protein phosphatase gives rise to the protein MNIESRLNYDSYSSKLIILIVCSIIFIIVAIPFRYFFPVLNISQLRPSSALPPAFGMMFGFWGALGAALGDLVSDIIIGYPLVIVIFGFIANFLFGYISYKLWYSFNIGDKLTKPRLDTLNNLLKFIIVITITSLIMTALLSFLLESVGILSFVSLQTLIFLLANFDFSMILGILIISIANIYGIKMYSPKQKKAFINPKVFDFSLGLATLIGLSYFLYSIFNGSGVYGIYIGIIFYVLIFIYIFKPFNKKIITENKEITLTEKFILVFILTGTIISILTGIEGFYSIQITQNQLINFWNHFYMNMSFIIIIFYISFIGFLYYIEKNITNPIESISSSVNEYTNSKNKIEDSNNIVKKLNSLQNKQIEIEILAESFEQMIKDLKLYILDLKNITAEKERINTELNIATNIQKSILPKEFLTSQGNGKFDISATSYPAKEVGGDFYDFFFIDDDHVAIVIGDVSGKGIPAALFMMLAKTLIKKEALYESNPKNIFKNVNNQLARDNSENMFVTAWMGILEIKTAMLTYVNAGHNPPLLKTSSRYKPLKSKPNFVLGPIDDIDYIQNEIKLEKGARIFLYTDGITEAINSKKEFFGEKNLINILNNSDLPIRDLLVKIKEECDEFSKNLEQFDDITMLILEYKI
- a CDS encoding ATP-binding protein; this translates as MDKLIVHAETEELDKVLNFISNQLKTYNFSKKFEIQLELATEEIFVNISNYAYKKDSKNNEVAIYSFFNEDNSTLTVKFVDNGIPFNPLEEKIPNTTLDSETREIGGLGIFLARRNVDEINYQYKKGNNVLTFKKLLK
- a CDS encoding STAS domain-containing protein yields the protein MNIEKKIKDDKLLVKIEGRLDINSSAELEEELKKDIPGTKELIFNFKDLIYISSSGLRVILSTQKIMDKQGSMVIENVNDLVMEIFEATGFSKILTIK
- a CDS encoding endonuclease III domain-containing protein, which translates into the protein MKELNNLYTLRVFEDRDPYRVLIRTILSQRTKDANTDKATNQLFSKYKDIHEVADAPIEDIEKLVKSAGFFRVKANRIKEVSHIILDYYGGIVPNNMKELLELPGVGRKTANCVLVFAFQEPAIPVDTHVHRIPNRWGIVNTKTPEKTEEELMKIVPKNLWIDMNDLIVQFGQTICRPLNPLCEECPIADLCDYYNTNFL